From the Primulina tabacum isolate GXHZ01 chromosome 3, ASM2559414v2, whole genome shotgun sequence genome, one window contains:
- the LOC142540064 gene encoding uncharacterized protein LOC142540064, whose product MGLGNSGMRSSPSPRSGSHKLRRRFLKRALSSLIICGASSSSRSPDELEDHPAEPLVNSSGQGIQEKFSAQSKGSNISRGIRTCLMSIKNENRVSSVNREDATENPTLRANSINVEHRDKGKYLSESKESVPYDPLIINSRGNEFASTSYVDQPCPNCVTEKEKASMIAFKGINSSMNEGSSQVSERLSYSSSLPSRGHEEFMLDEALVQNNVHEADFSSSEFGSSSVLSDSPIDFQFLRNSTIDERVPSDLGFLVSEREQNQQDESLLHVDIVSTSSNMSSRSSEISSQEARRNSRRLFWDAFTRRNSSGDFFSDELGGDFRSSMNTTRGGNEQQWHSRSELWSGSVDSINHRMAVCSRGIHADGSCSCHPGFSAEESGSSARSGISQIVMLAEALFEVLDQIHQQPMSLSLSMVSLPAPESVVDSFPVKTQGKSVRSQSEDDVTQCYICLAEYEEGDKIRVLPCQHEYHISCVDKWLKEIHGVCPLCRGDVREGFTEISVSN is encoded by the exons ATGGGGTTAGGCAACAGCGGAATGCGCTCGAGCCCGTCTCCTCGATCAGGGTCGCACAAATTAAGACGACGTTTCTTGAAACGCGCCCtctcttctctcatcatctgcGGCGCATCCTCCTCTTCTCGCTCGCCGGACGAG TTGGAAGATCATCCAGCTGAACCGCTGGTGAATTCTTCTGGGCAAGGTATTCAAGAAAAGTTCAGTGCCCAGAGTAAGGGTTCTAATATTTCCCGGGGCATTAGAACTTGTCTAATGagtataaaaaatgaaaatagggTCTCATCTGTAAACCGGGAAGATGCTACCGAGAATCCTACTCTCAGAGCAAATTCAATCAATGTTGAGCATCGTGATAAAGGGAAATACTTGTCTGAAAGCAAGGAATCAGTTCCATATGATCCACTCATTATTAACTCTAGAGGTAATGAATTTGCAAGTACTTCCTATGTAGATCAACCATGTCCGAATTGTGTTACTGAAAAAGAGAAAGCCTCCATGATTGCTTTTAAGGGAATAAATAGCAGCATGAATGAAGGTTCTTCTCAAGTCAGTGAAAGGCTCAGCTATTCGAGTAGTCTGCCTTCTCGTGGTCACGAAGAATTTATGTTGGATGAAGCGTTGGTTCAAAATAATGTCCATGAAGCTGATTTTTCTAGTTCTGAGTTTGGTTCTTCTTCAGTTCTTTCTGATTCACCCATTGACTTCCAATTTCTGAGAAATAGTACTATAGATGAAAGAGTGCCTTCAGATTTAGGATTTCTAGTGTCAGAAAGAGAACAAAACCAGCAAGATGAGAGCCTTCTGCATGTTGACATTGTGAGTACATCCTCAAACATGTCATCTAGAAGTTCCGAGATAAGCAGTCAAGAAGCAAGAAGGAATAGTagaagattattttgggatgcTTTTACTAGACGCAATTCTAG TGGCGACTTCTTTAGCGACGAACTTGGAGGAGATTTCAGATCGAGCATGAATACAACTCGAGGTGGTAATGAACAGCAATGGCATTCAAGATCTGAG CTCTGGAGTGGTAGTGttgattcaatcaatcatagaATGGCAGTCTGTTCCAGAGGGATACATGCTGATGGCTCATGCTCATGCCACCCAGGTTTTTCAGCTGAAGAATCTGGTTCTAGTGCTcgttctggtatttctcaaattGTCATGCTGGCTGAAGCATTGTTTGAG GTTCTTGATCAAATACATCAACAGCCCATGTCTCTTTCCTTGTCTATGGTCTCACTTCCGGCTCCAGAATCGGTCGTCGACTCTTTCCCCGTGAAGACTCAAGGAAAGTCAGTGAGATCTCAATCTGAAGATGACGTTACTCA GTGCTATATTTGCCTTGCCGAGTACGAGGAGGGAGACAAAATACGTGTTCTTCCATGCCAACACGAGTATCACATATCATGTGTAGATAAATGGCTTAAAGAGATTCATGG tgtGTGCCCACTCTGTCGAGGAGATGTTCGCGAAGGTTTCACAGAGATCTCTGTTTCCAACTAA
- the LOC142540065 gene encoding putative glycerol-3-phosphate transporter 5 isoform X2, with translation MMHLKTLAVAPPPGLSYFPSLASPQKTLKFHQFLVLLLTFIAYAAFHVSRKPPSIVKSILTRETLAANATAAFNSGQDPLRYQPGWAPFDGPRGPHRLGELDLVFLLAYAFGMYFSGHIGDSIDLRIFLTVGMVGSGIFVIIFGLGYFIHLHSFGAFLFIQVVCGLFQSVGWPCVVSVVGNWFGKAKRGLIMGVWNSHMSVGNIIGSLVASSVLGYGWGWSFVLPGIFIILVAIFVYLFLVVNPEIMGFVLSREEVEMSVEGMSLVEPEKVEIDEGVVDSEDEGAVAIGFLEAWRLPHVGSYAFCLFFSKLVAYTFIYWLPFYIRHTAVDGVHLSHKTAGILSVVFDIGGVFGGISAGLISDLIEARAITSVVFLILSIPALIFYRLYGSISIFTNAILMFASGLLVNGPYSLITTAVATDLGGALGPLLAGYISTRGWNSVFFMLIVSISIAVVLLIHVVKSEIKGKLNEGKWLWSSIIAH, from the exons ATGATGCACCTGAAAACCCTAGCCGTAGCTCCACCACCGGGGCTCAGCTATTTCCCCAGCCTCGCGTCCCCGCAAAAGACCCTTAAATTCCACCAATTTCTTGTTCTTCTCCTCACTTTCATCGCCTACGCCGCCTTCCATGTCTCCCGTAAACCCCCTAGCATTGTTAAATCCATTCTTACACGTGAAACTCTGGCAGCTAATGCCACCGCGGCGTTCAATTCTGGCCAAGATCCACTTCGTTATCAACCTGGATGGGCCCCATTCGATGGTCCGCGTGGGCCTCACCGTCTTGGGGAGCTTGATCTCGTGTTCCTATTAGCTTATGCTTTTGGCATGTATTTTTCGGGGCATATTGGTGATTCGATTGACTTGAGAATTTTCTTGACTGTTGGCATGGTGGGAAGTGGCATTTTTGTTATAATATTTGGGTTGGGGTACTTTATTCATTTGCATTCGTTTGGTGCGTTTCTGTTTATACAGGTTGTTTGTGGGTTATTTCAATCTGTCGGTTGGCCTTGCGTAGTGTCGGTGGTAGGTAATTGGTTTGGTAAGGCAAAAAGAGGATTGATAATGGGGGTATGGAATTCGCATATGTCCGTTGGTAACATTATCGGTTCTCTAGTGGCTTCCTCTGTTTTGGGGTACGGATGGGGGTGGTCTTTCGTTCTGCCAGGGATTTTTATTATCTTGGTGGCGATTTTTGTGTATTTGTTCCTTGTTGTCAATCCTGAAATTATGGGGTTCGTGTTATCGAGGGAGGAGGTTGAGATGAGTGTTGAAGGAATGTCCTTGGTCGAGCCGGAGAAAGTTGAGATAGATGAGGGAGTAGTGGATTCTGAGGACGAGGGTGCAGTCGCAATAGGTTTCTTGGAGGCATGGAGGTTGCCACACGTGGGGTCCTATGCATTCTGCTTGTTCTTCTCCAAGCTTGTTGCATACACATTTATCTATTGGTTGCCCTTTTACATAAGACACACAG CTGTTGATGGAGTGCATCTGTCCCATAAAACTGCTGGAATTCTTTCCGTTGTCTTTGATATCGGGGGAGTCTTTGGGGGAATTTCTGCCGGTTTGATCTCCGACCTAATTGAGGCTCGTGCCATTACGTCAGTTGTATTTTTAATTCTCTCTATTCCAGCTCTTATTTTCTACCGTCTTTATGGAAGTATATCAATTTTCACCAACGCCATATTAATGTTTGCTTCTGGTTTACTAGTAAACGGACCATATTCCTTGATAACAACAGCAGTTGCTACTGATCTTG GTGGTGCCCTTGGACCTCTTCTAGCCGGATATATCTCAACTCGAGGATGGAACAGTGTATTTTTTATGCTTATCGTTTCAATATCCATTGCCGTGGTTCTGTTAATCCATGTTGTGAAAAGTGAAATTAAGGGGAAGCTGAATGAGGGCAAATGGCTTTGGTCGAGCATAATTGCACATTGA
- the LOC142540065 gene encoding putative glycerol-3-phosphate transporter 5 isoform X1, whose protein sequence is MMHLKTLAVAPPPGLSYFPSLASPQKTLKFHQFLVLLLTFIAYAAFHVSRKPPSIVKSILTRETLAANATAAFNSGQDPLRYQPGWAPFDGPRGPHRLGELDLVFLLAYAFGMYFSGHIGDSIDLRIFLTVGMVGSGIFVIIFGLGYFIHLHSFGAFLFIQVVCGLFQSVGWPCVVSVVGNWFGKAKRGLIMGVWNSHMSVGNIIGSLVASSVLGYGWGWSFVLPGIFIILVAIFVYLFLVVNPEIMGFVLSREEVEMSVEGMSLVEPEKVEIDEGVVDSEDEGAVAIGFLEAWRLPHVGSYAFCLFFSKLVAYTFIYWLPFYIRHTAVDGVHLSHKTAGILSVVFDIGGVFGGISAGLISDLIEARAITSVVFLILSIPALIFYRLYGSISIFTNAILMFASGLLVNGPYSLITTAVATDLGTQNLIKGNSRALATVTAIIDGTGSVGGALGPLLAGYISTRGWNSVFFMLIVSISIAVVLLIHVVKSEIKGKLNEGKWLWSSIIAH, encoded by the exons ATGATGCACCTGAAAACCCTAGCCGTAGCTCCACCACCGGGGCTCAGCTATTTCCCCAGCCTCGCGTCCCCGCAAAAGACCCTTAAATTCCACCAATTTCTTGTTCTTCTCCTCACTTTCATCGCCTACGCCGCCTTCCATGTCTCCCGTAAACCCCCTAGCATTGTTAAATCCATTCTTACACGTGAAACTCTGGCAGCTAATGCCACCGCGGCGTTCAATTCTGGCCAAGATCCACTTCGTTATCAACCTGGATGGGCCCCATTCGATGGTCCGCGTGGGCCTCACCGTCTTGGGGAGCTTGATCTCGTGTTCCTATTAGCTTATGCTTTTGGCATGTATTTTTCGGGGCATATTGGTGATTCGATTGACTTGAGAATTTTCTTGACTGTTGGCATGGTGGGAAGTGGCATTTTTGTTATAATATTTGGGTTGGGGTACTTTATTCATTTGCATTCGTTTGGTGCGTTTCTGTTTATACAGGTTGTTTGTGGGTTATTTCAATCTGTCGGTTGGCCTTGCGTAGTGTCGGTGGTAGGTAATTGGTTTGGTAAGGCAAAAAGAGGATTGATAATGGGGGTATGGAATTCGCATATGTCCGTTGGTAACATTATCGGTTCTCTAGTGGCTTCCTCTGTTTTGGGGTACGGATGGGGGTGGTCTTTCGTTCTGCCAGGGATTTTTATTATCTTGGTGGCGATTTTTGTGTATTTGTTCCTTGTTGTCAATCCTGAAATTATGGGGTTCGTGTTATCGAGGGAGGAGGTTGAGATGAGTGTTGAAGGAATGTCCTTGGTCGAGCCGGAGAAAGTTGAGATAGATGAGGGAGTAGTGGATTCTGAGGACGAGGGTGCAGTCGCAATAGGTTTCTTGGAGGCATGGAGGTTGCCACACGTGGGGTCCTATGCATTCTGCTTGTTCTTCTCCAAGCTTGTTGCATACACATTTATCTATTGGTTGCCCTTTTACATAAGACACACAG CTGTTGATGGAGTGCATCTGTCCCATAAAACTGCTGGAATTCTTTCCGTTGTCTTTGATATCGGGGGAGTCTTTGGGGGAATTTCTGCCGGTTTGATCTCCGACCTAATTGAGGCTCGTGCCATTACGTCAGTTGTATTTTTAATTCTCTCTATTCCAGCTCTTATTTTCTACCGTCTTTATGGAAGTATATCAATTTTCACCAACGCCATATTAATGTTTGCTTCTGGTTTACTAGTAAACGGACCATATTCCTTGATAACAACAGCAGTTGCTACTGATCTTGGTACGCAGAACTTAATTAAAGGTAATTCTCGTGCTTTAGCCACTGTCACAGCAATTATAGATGGCACTGGCTCTGTAGGTGGTGCCCTTGGACCTCTTCTAGCCGGATATATCTCAACTCGAGGATGGAACAGTGTATTTTTTATGCTTATCGTTTCAATATCCATTGCCGTGGTTCTGTTAATCCATGTTGTGAAAAGTGAAATTAAGGGGAAGCTGAATGAGGGCAAATGGCTTTGGTCGAGCATAATTGCACATTGA
- the LOC142538382 gene encoding uncharacterized protein LOC142538382, with the protein MREAESMKRKIVPRLNSLLKRGKLASTAIGKVLQHCHQLYYSNLTCRSEEVHLSFVSPGDYEFSCSNSPAYPSYPISKPRNRGNKRGLLLKCNHRQIEQIIYNSVVVASPSMMRLPGFGHSPEVRQLRVTDSPFSVKDTGEDDQVDMDAEEFIQRFYKELENQSPSSWL; encoded by the coding sequence ATGAGGGAAGCCGAATCCATGAAGAGGAAAATAGTGCCCCGCCTCAACTCGTTGTTAAAGAGAGGAAAACTAGCAAGCACCGCCATAGGCAAAGTGCTACAACACTGCCACCAGTTATACTACTCCAATCTCACGTGTCGATCCGAGGAGGTGCACTTGTCGTTTGTGTCCCCCGGAGACTACGAGTTCAGCTGTAGCAACAGTCCCGCATATCCCTCTTACCCCATATCTAAACCAAGAAATCGTGGGAACAAACGCGGCCTCCTCCTCAAATGCAATCACCGCCAAATCGAACAAATTATTTATAACAGTGTCGTGGTAGCATCTCCATCAATGATGAGGTTACCGGGGTTCGGACATAGCCCTGAGGTGAGGCAACTTAGGGTAACGGACTCCCCATTCTCGGTAAAAGATACGGGGGAAGATGATCAAGTGGACATGGATGCCGAGGAGTTCATCCAACGTTTCTATAAGGAATTGGAAAACCAAAGCCCGAGTAGTTGGCTGTGA
- the LOC142540066 gene encoding dolichyl-diphosphooligosaccharide--protein glycosyltransferase subunit STT3A-like isoform X1 gives MAAPETPQTSSLRYAFGNVLSIFILLLIGVLAFSIRLFSVIKYESVIHEFDPYFNYRVTQYLIKTGVYDFWNWFDDRTWYPLGRVIGGTVYPGLTLTAGALWKIVNSLNIPLSVETVCVFTAPIFSAFASWAAYLLTKEVKGVGAGLTAAALLAMVPSYISRSVAGSYDNEAVAIFALIFTFYLYVKTLNTGSLFYATLNAMAYFYMVCSWGGYTFIINLIPMHVLLCIVTGRYSSRLYIAYAPLVVLGTLLASLVPVVGFNAVMTSEHFASFLVFLVIHVVALVYYVKGILTPQMFKVAVTLIVSVGLIVCVAVLAVLIALVASSPTKGWSGRSLSLLDPTYASKYIPIIASVSEHQPPTWPSYFMDINVLAFLVPAGIIACFSPLSDASSFAVLYIVTSVYFSGVMVRLMLVLAPAACIISGIALSEAFDVLTRSIKYQFHDKTENPQLNSGDTSNNSRTDEVKMEKSEDSLKERSSRKNKKKAKETEKASVISQIEQRLLVLPFEASLIAIFLLVLLGAFYVVHSVWAAAEAYSAPSIVLTSRSHDGLHVFDDFREAYGWLRHNTEVDDKVASWWDYGYQTTAMANRTVIVDNNTWNNTHIATVGTAMSSPEKAAWEILNSLDVKYVLVVFGGLVGYPSDDINKFLWMVRIGGGVFPHIKEPDYLRDGQYRIDSQATPTMLNCLMYKLSYYRFVETDGKGYDRVRHTEIGKKYFKLTHFEEVFTTHHWMVRIYKLKPPRNRIRGKTKKSKTQKVIPKRSGAKKNPWH, from the exons ATGGCGGCGCCGGAGACCCCGCAAACGTCGAGCTTACGTTACGCGTTCGGAAATGTGTTGTCGATCTTTATTCTGTTGCTCATCGGCGTTCTGGCTTTCTCGATCCGTCTCTTTTCC GTGATTAAGTACGAGAGtgtaattcatgaatttgatccGTATTTCAACTATAGAGTGACTCAG TATCTTATAAAAACTGGAGTATATGACTTTTGGAATTGGTTTGATGACCGGACATG GTATCCACTAGGGCGGGTGATTGGAGGTACTGTCTACCCAGGTCTTACATTGACTGCTGGTGCATTGTGGAA GATAGTGAACTCATTGAATATCCCTTTGTCTGTGGAGACTGTCTGTGTGTTCACTGCCCCTATTTTTTCAGCGTTTGCTTCTTGGGCTGCATACCTTTTGACAAAG GAAGTCAAAGGTGTTGGAGCTGGACTGACTGCTGCAGCACTTTTGGCCATG GTTCCATCATATATATCTCGGTCTGTGGCTGGAAGCTATGACAATGAAGCTGTAGCTATATTTGCTTTGATCTTCACTTTCTATCTCTATGTAAAG ACATTGAACACAGGATCTCTTTTTTATGCTACACTAAATGCAATGGCGTACTTTTACATG GTTTGCTCTTGGGGAGGGTATACATTTATTATAAATCTTATTCCAATGCATGTGCTTCTGTGCATTGTTACTGGTCGCTACTCTTCACGCCTCTATATTGCCTATGCTCCACTT GTCGTCTTGGGGACATTATTGGCATCTTTGGTGCCAGTTGTAGGTTTTAATGCAGTCATGACATCAGAGCATTTTGCATCATTTTTA GTTTTCTTAGTAATACATGTCGTAGCTCTTGTATATTACGTCAAAGGAATCCTCACTCCCCAAATGTTCAAAGTAGCTGTTACTCTAATCGTATCAGTGGGACT GATTGTCTGTGTTGCTGTTTTAGCTGTACTAATAGCATTGGTAGCTTCCAGCCCTACAAAAGGTTGGAGCGGAAGAAGTCTGAGCCTTCTGGATCC AACATATGCAAGCAAGTACATACCAATTATAGCCAGTGTTAGCGAGCATCAACCTCCTACATGGCCGTCCTACTTTATGGATATCAACGTTTTGGCATTTTTGGTTCCAGCTGGCATTATT GCGTGCTTTTCACCGCTCTCTGATGCTAGTTCTTTCGCAGTCCTTTATATAGTTACATCAGTATATTTTTCTGGTGTCATG GTGCGCTTAATGCTTGTGCTAGCTCCAGCAGCTTGCATAATTTCTGGAATTGCTCTTTCTGAGGCTTTTGATGTTCTTACTCGATCCATTAAATATCAGTTCCATGACAAAACAGAAAACCCCCAGCTCAAT TCAGGGGATACTAGTAACAATTCACGAACTGATGAAGTGAAGATGGAGAAAAGTGAAGATTCATTAAAGGAACGATCTTCAAGAAAGAACAAGAAGAAAGCAAAAGAGACAGAGAAGGCTTCTGTCATATCCCAGATTGAACAGAGGCTTTTGGTTTTACCGTTTGAAGCTTCTCTGATTGCTATCTTCTTACTTGTCTTGCTGGGTGCGTTTTATGTG GTCCATTCTGTCTGGGCTGCGGCTGAGGCTTATTCTGCGCCCTCCATTGTGCTGACCTCTCGTTCTCATGATGGCCTTCACGTCTTTGATGACTTTAGAGAGGCTTATGGTTGGTTGCGCCATAACACTGAGGTGGATGATAAA GTTGCATCATGGTGGGATTATGGTTACCAAACTACTGCTATGGCTAACCGTACTGTTATTGTTGACAATAATACCTGGAACAACACTCATATTGCAACTGTTGGTACCGCCATGTCCTCTCCTGAAAAGGCAGCATGGGAAATTCTCAACTCATTGGATGTAAAATATGTTCTTGTCGTTTTTGGAG GCCTTGTTGGTTACCCAAGTGATGACATCAATAAGTTCTTGTGGATGGTTCGAATAGGAGGAGGTGTATTTCCTCACATAAAGGAACCTGATTATTTG AGAGATGGTCAGTACCGGATAGATTCTCAAGCCACTCCAACTATGCTAAACTGTCTCATGTACAAACTTTCATATTACAG GTTTGTAGAGACAGATGGAAAGGGCTATGACAGGGTGAGGCATACTGAAATTgggaaaaaatatttcaaacttaCCCACTTTGAAGAG GTATTCACCACTCACCATTGGATGGTCCGGATATACAAATTAAAACCGCCAAGGAATAGAATTCGTGGGAAGACCAAGAAATCTAAGACG CAGAAAGTTATCCCAAAAAGAAGTGGAGCAAAGAAAAATCCCTGGCATTAG
- the LOC142540066 gene encoding dolichyl-diphosphooligosaccharide--protein glycosyltransferase subunit STT3A-like isoform X2: MAAPETPQTSSLRYAFGNVLSIFILLLIGVLAFSIRLFSVIKYESVIHEFDPYFNYRVTQYLIKTGVYDFWNWFDDRTWYPLGRVIGGTVYPGLTLTAGALWKIVNSLNIPLSVETVCVFTAPIFSAFASWAAYLLTKEVKGVGAGLTAAALLAMVPSYISRSVAGSYDNEAVAIFALIFTFYLYVKTLNTGSLFYATLNAMAYFYMVCSWGGYTFIINLIPMHVLLCIVTGRYSSRLYIAYAPLVVLGTLLASLVPVVGFNAVMTSEHFASFLVFLVIHVVALVYYVKGILTPQMFKVAVTLIVSVGLIVCVAVLAVLIALVASSPTKGWSGRSLSLLDPTYASKYIPIIASVSEHQPPTWPSYFMDINVLAFLVPAGIIACFSPLSDASSFAVLYIVTSVYFSGVMVRLMLVLAPAACIISGIALSEAFDVLTRSIKYQFHDKTENPQLNSGDTSNNSRTDEVKMEKSEDSLKERSSRKNKKKAKETEKASVISQIEQRLLVLPFEASLIAIFLLVLLGAFYVVHSVWAAAEAYSAPSIVLTSRSHDGLHVFDDFREAYGWLRHNTEVDDKVASWWDYGYQTTAMANRTVIVDNNTWNNTHIATVGTAMSSPEKAAWEILNSLDVKYVLVVFGGLVGYPSDDINKFLWMVRIGGGVFPHIKEPDYLRDGQYRIDSQATPTMLNCLMYKLSYYRFVETDGKGYDRVRHTEIGKKYFKLTHFEEVFTTHHWMVRIYKLKPPRNRIRGKTKKSKTKVIPKRSGAKKNPWH, from the exons ATGGCGGCGCCGGAGACCCCGCAAACGTCGAGCTTACGTTACGCGTTCGGAAATGTGTTGTCGATCTTTATTCTGTTGCTCATCGGCGTTCTGGCTTTCTCGATCCGTCTCTTTTCC GTGATTAAGTACGAGAGtgtaattcatgaatttgatccGTATTTCAACTATAGAGTGACTCAG TATCTTATAAAAACTGGAGTATATGACTTTTGGAATTGGTTTGATGACCGGACATG GTATCCACTAGGGCGGGTGATTGGAGGTACTGTCTACCCAGGTCTTACATTGACTGCTGGTGCATTGTGGAA GATAGTGAACTCATTGAATATCCCTTTGTCTGTGGAGACTGTCTGTGTGTTCACTGCCCCTATTTTTTCAGCGTTTGCTTCTTGGGCTGCATACCTTTTGACAAAG GAAGTCAAAGGTGTTGGAGCTGGACTGACTGCTGCAGCACTTTTGGCCATG GTTCCATCATATATATCTCGGTCTGTGGCTGGAAGCTATGACAATGAAGCTGTAGCTATATTTGCTTTGATCTTCACTTTCTATCTCTATGTAAAG ACATTGAACACAGGATCTCTTTTTTATGCTACACTAAATGCAATGGCGTACTTTTACATG GTTTGCTCTTGGGGAGGGTATACATTTATTATAAATCTTATTCCAATGCATGTGCTTCTGTGCATTGTTACTGGTCGCTACTCTTCACGCCTCTATATTGCCTATGCTCCACTT GTCGTCTTGGGGACATTATTGGCATCTTTGGTGCCAGTTGTAGGTTTTAATGCAGTCATGACATCAGAGCATTTTGCATCATTTTTA GTTTTCTTAGTAATACATGTCGTAGCTCTTGTATATTACGTCAAAGGAATCCTCACTCCCCAAATGTTCAAAGTAGCTGTTACTCTAATCGTATCAGTGGGACT GATTGTCTGTGTTGCTGTTTTAGCTGTACTAATAGCATTGGTAGCTTCCAGCCCTACAAAAGGTTGGAGCGGAAGAAGTCTGAGCCTTCTGGATCC AACATATGCAAGCAAGTACATACCAATTATAGCCAGTGTTAGCGAGCATCAACCTCCTACATGGCCGTCCTACTTTATGGATATCAACGTTTTGGCATTTTTGGTTCCAGCTGGCATTATT GCGTGCTTTTCACCGCTCTCTGATGCTAGTTCTTTCGCAGTCCTTTATATAGTTACATCAGTATATTTTTCTGGTGTCATG GTGCGCTTAATGCTTGTGCTAGCTCCAGCAGCTTGCATAATTTCTGGAATTGCTCTTTCTGAGGCTTTTGATGTTCTTACTCGATCCATTAAATATCAGTTCCATGACAAAACAGAAAACCCCCAGCTCAAT TCAGGGGATACTAGTAACAATTCACGAACTGATGAAGTGAAGATGGAGAAAAGTGAAGATTCATTAAAGGAACGATCTTCAAGAAAGAACAAGAAGAAAGCAAAAGAGACAGAGAAGGCTTCTGTCATATCCCAGATTGAACAGAGGCTTTTGGTTTTACCGTTTGAAGCTTCTCTGATTGCTATCTTCTTACTTGTCTTGCTGGGTGCGTTTTATGTG GTCCATTCTGTCTGGGCTGCGGCTGAGGCTTATTCTGCGCCCTCCATTGTGCTGACCTCTCGTTCTCATGATGGCCTTCACGTCTTTGATGACTTTAGAGAGGCTTATGGTTGGTTGCGCCATAACACTGAGGTGGATGATAAA GTTGCATCATGGTGGGATTATGGTTACCAAACTACTGCTATGGCTAACCGTACTGTTATTGTTGACAATAATACCTGGAACAACACTCATATTGCAACTGTTGGTACCGCCATGTCCTCTCCTGAAAAGGCAGCATGGGAAATTCTCAACTCATTGGATGTAAAATATGTTCTTGTCGTTTTTGGAG GCCTTGTTGGTTACCCAAGTGATGACATCAATAAGTTCTTGTGGATGGTTCGAATAGGAGGAGGTGTATTTCCTCACATAAAGGAACCTGATTATTTG AGAGATGGTCAGTACCGGATAGATTCTCAAGCCACTCCAACTATGCTAAACTGTCTCATGTACAAACTTTCATATTACAG GTTTGTAGAGACAGATGGAAAGGGCTATGACAGGGTGAGGCATACTGAAATTgggaaaaaatatttcaaacttaCCCACTTTGAAGAG GTATTCACCACTCACCATTGGATGGTCCGGATATACAAATTAAAACCGCCAAGGAATAGAATTCGTGGGAAGACCAAGAAATCTAAGACG AAAGTTATCCCAAAAAGAAGTGGAGCAAAGAAAAATCCCTGGCATTAG